In a genomic window of Vigna angularis cultivar LongXiaoDou No.4 chromosome 6, ASM1680809v1, whole genome shotgun sequence:
- the LOC108342978 gene encoding uncharacterized protein LOC108342978 isoform X2 produces the protein MVKVRMNTADVAAEVKCLRRFIGMRCSNVYDLSPKTYVFKLMNSSGVSESGESEKVLLLMESGVRLHSTIYMRDKSNTPSGFTLKLRKHIRTRRLEDVRQLGYDRIILFQFGLGENANYVILELYAQGNILLTDSSFTVMTLLRSHRDDDKGLAIMSRHRYPVESCRVFERTTIEKLWASLVSSKEDDSDETVKVNGNGNNASSVAKDKQGTQKGGKVSTLKIVLGEALGYGPALSEHIILDAGLIPSTKVPKDKTWDNATIQALVQAVVKFEDWMQDVISGEVVPEGYIVMQNKNLGNNSSISQPGSVSQMYDEFCPILLNQFKSRDYTKFETFDAALDEFYSKIESQRAEQQQKAKENTASQKLNKIRQDQENRVHALRKEADQCVKMAELIEYNLEDVDAAILAVRVALAKGMNWDDLARMVKEEKKAGNPVAGLIDKLHLERNCMTLLLSNNLDEMDDDEKTLPVDKVEVDLALSAHANARRWYEQKKKQESKQEKTVTAHEKAFKAAERKTRLQLNQEKTVASISHMRKVHWFEKFNWFITSENYLVISGRDAQQNELIVKRYMSKGDLYVHADLHGASSTVIKNHKPVQPVPPLTLNQAGCFTVCHSQAWDSKIVTSAWWVFPHQVSKTAPTGEYLTVGSFMIRGKKNFLPPHPLIMGFGLLFRLDESSLGSHLNERRVRGEEEATDDYENANLEDKSDSESEKDVDIKSVTDSEMNGNLSADSHKPLSEDFSKDSSQTGLATISSKKEISRDLPVKETSTSNMFDREILSDTSRDCLVAVPPQLEELIDQALELGSVAKPSKLYGTENSQIDLGSDKHLEQSKAAVRDKPYVSKAERRKLKKEQKHEDTDSNVEHGKDEPKLKGISANLPAKEDQNVKKGGGQKISRGQKGKLKKIKEKYADQDEEERNIRMALLASSGKSIKKEETSSENDALDKGKKSGNGPVEAPKICYKCKKPGHLSRDCKEQSDDLMHRNAIGEAEENPKMTDIETSQADRVTMEEDDIHEIGEEEKEKLNDVDYLTGNPLPNDILLYAVPVCGPYSALQSYKYRVKIIPGPAKKGKAAKTAMNLFSHMSEATTREKELMKACTDPELVAAIIGNVKISAAGLTQLKQKQKKSKKSSKQA, from the exons ATGGTGAAGGTGCGAATGAACACCGCCGATGTAGCCGCCGAGGTTAAATGCCTCCGGCGCTTCATTGGAATGCGGTGCTCCAACGTCTACGATCTTTCTCCGAAG ACCTACGTGTTTAAGCTGATGAACAGCAGTGGAGTTTCGGAATCTGGGGAGAGCGAGAAGGTTCTACTGCTCATGGAGAGTGGCGTGAGATTGCATTCTACTATCTACATGCGTGACAAGAGCAACACGCCTTCTGGTTTCACTCTCAAATTGAGGAAGCATATTCGTACGAGGAGGCTCGAGGATGTGCGCCAACTTGGGTACGATCGG ATTATTCTCTTCCAATTTGGACTTGGGGAGAATGCGAACTATGTTATATTGGAGTTGTATGCTCAGGGGAATATCCTCCTCACAGATTCTAGTTTTACCGTCATGACTCTGCTGCGGTCTCACAG GGACGATGATAAAGGGCTTGCAATTATGTCACGTCATCGTTATCCTGTTGAAAGTTGTAGAGTTTTTGAGCGAACTACTATTGAAAAGTTGTGGGCATCTCTGGTGTCTTCCAAGGAAGATGATAGCGATGAGACTGTTAAGGTCAATGGAAATGGAAATAATGCTTCTAGTGTAGCAAAAGACAAGCAGGGAACCCAAAAAGGTGGCAAGGTATCAACACTGAAAATTGTCCTTGGGGAGGCACTTGGTTATGGACCTGCACTTTCAGAACATATAATATTAGATGCTGGCCTAATTCCAAGTACAAAAGTTCCCAAAGATAAAACGTGGGATAATGCTACTATTCAGGCTTTGGTCCAAGCTGTTGTGAAATTTGAAGATTGGATGCAGGATGTTATTTCAGGTGAAGTCGTCCCTGAAGGATACATTGTGATGCAGAACAAAAATTTGGGGAACAATTCTTCAATATCTCAGCCTGGAAGTGTTAGCCAG ATGTATGATGAGTTCTGCCCCATCTTACTCAACCAGTTTAAGTCAAGGGATTATACAAAATTTGAGACATTTGATGCAGCCTTAGATGAGTTCTACAGCAAAATTGAGAGTCAAAGAGCTGAACAGCAGCAGAAAGCCAAGGAAAACACAGCTTCTCAGAAACTTAATAAGATTCGCCAGGATCAG GAAAATCGAGTACATGCTTTGAGGAAAGAAGCTGATCAATGCGTTAAGATGGCAGAATTGATAGAATATAACTTGGAAGATGTGGATGCTGCTATATTAGCTGTTCGAGTAGCTCTAGCAAAAGGTATGAACTGGGATGACCTTGCTCGGATGgtaaaggaagaaaagaaagctgGAAATCCAGTAGCTGGCCTCATCGACAAGCTCCATCTTGAGAGGAACTGCATGACTTTATTGTTAAGCAACAATCTTGATGAGATGGATGATGATGAGAAGACACTCCCTGTGGATaag GTTGAAGTTGATTTAGCTCTTTCAGCTCATGCCAATGCTCGGAGGTGGTATGAACAGAAGAAAAAGCAGGAGAGCAAACAGGAAAAAACTGTAACTGCCCATGAAAAGGCTTTTAAAGCTGCAGAAAGAAAGACTCGCCTACAGCTTAATCAG GAAAAAACTGTTGCCTCAATTTCACATATGCGCAAAGTCCACTGGTTTGAGAAATTTAATTGGTTCATTACCAGTGAGAACTATTTGGTTATCAGTGGACGTGATGCACAGCAAAATGAGCTGATAGTAAAGCGGTATATGTCAAAGGGAGACCT GTATGTACATGCTGATCTGCATGGAGCTTCTAGTACTGTTATCAAGAATCACAAGCCTgttcagccagttccaccactgACCCTAAACCAAGCAGGATGTTTCACA GTCTGCCATAGCCAGGCATGGGATTCAAAAATTGTTACTAGTGCCTGGTGGGTTTTTCCTCATCAGGTTAGTAAAACAGCTCCTACAGGTGAATATCTGACAGTAGGGAGTTTCATGATCCGGGGAAAGAAAAATTTTCTTCCACCACACCCTCTTATCATGGGTTTTGGCCTACTGTTTCGCTTGGATGAGAGTTCATTAGGATCACATTTAAATGAACGAAGAGTGAGAGGAGAGGAGGAAGCAACAGATGATTATGAAAATGCTAATCTCGAAGACAAATCTGATTCAGAATCTGAGAAGGATGTTGATATAAAATCTGTCACTGACTCAGAAATGAATGGTAACTTGTCTGCAGATTCACACAAACCCCTATCAGAAGACTTTTCCAAAGATTCATCTCAAACTGGTTTGGCTACTATCAGCTCCAAAAAGGAAATTTCACGTGATCTTCCTGTGAAAGAGACAAGTACATCAAATATGTTTGATAGGGAGATATTATCAGACACTAGCAGAGATTGCTTAGTTGCTGTCCCCCCTCAACTTGAGGAACTTATTGACCAAGCTCTGGAACTTGGATCTGTTGCTAAACCAAGTAAGCTTTATGGAACTGAGAACTCTCAAATTGATTTAGGCAGTGATAAACATTTGGAACAAAGTAAAGCAGCTGTTAGGGATAAACCTTACGTATCAAAAGCTGAGAGACGAAAGCTTAAAAAAGAACAGAAACATGAAGATACAGATTCAAATGTTGAACATGGTAAGGATGAACCGAAACTGAAAGGTATTTCTGCAAATCTACCTGCAAAGGAAGATCAAAATGTGAAAAAAGGTGGTGGTCAAAAAATCAGCCGTGGGCAGAAGggaaaattgaaaaagataaagGAGAAGTATGCTGACCAGGATGAGGAAGAACGGAACATCCGAATGGCATTGTTGGCT TCTTCTGGAAAATCAATCAAGAAGGAAGAGACGTCATCTGAAAATGATGCATTAGACAAAGGGAAAAAATCTGGCAACG GTCCTGTTGAAGCCCCAAAAATATGTTACAAGTGTAAGAAGCCAGGTCACTTGTCTCGGGATTGTAAGGAACAATCAGATGATCTGATGCATAGGAATGCAATTGGTGAAGCTGAAGAAAATCCCAAAATGACTGATATTGAAACTTCCCAAGCAGACAGGGTgacaatggaagaagatgataTTCATGAAataggagaagaagaaaaagaaaaactaaatgaTGTGGATTACTTGACTGGGAATCCACTTCCTAATGACATTCTCTTGTATGCTGTTCCTGTCTGTGGTCCTTACAGTGCACTTCAGTCTTACAAATATCGGGTGAAGATAATTCCTGGACCAGCGAAAAAAGGGaaag CTGCAAAAACTGCAATGAACTTGTTCAGCCACATGTCAGAAGCAACAACCAGAGAGAAGGAGTTGATGAAGGCCTGTACAGATCCTGAGCTAGTTGCTGCAATTATTGGTAATGTGAAAATATCAGCAGCCGGCCTTACTCAAttgaagcaaaagcaaaagaaa
- the LOC108342978 gene encoding uncharacterized protein LOC108342978 isoform X1: MVKVRMNTADVAAEVKCLRRFIGMRCSNVYDLSPKTYVFKLMNSSGVSESGESEKVLLLMESGVRLHSTIYMRDKSNTPSGFTLKLRKHIRTRRLEDVRQLGYDRIILFQFGLGENANYVILELYAQGNILLTDSSFTVMTLLRSHRDDDKGLAIMSRHRYPVESCRVFERTTIEKLWASLVSSKEDDSDETVKVNGNGNNASSVAKDKQGTQKGGKVSTLKIVLGEALGYGPALSEHIILDAGLIPSTKVPKDKTWDNATIQALVQAVVKFEDWMQDVISGEVVPEGYIVMQNKNLGNNSSISQPGSVSQMYDEFCPILLNQFKSRDYTKFETFDAALDEFYSKIESQRAEQQQKAKENTASQKLNKIRQDQENRVHALRKEADQCVKMAELIEYNLEDVDAAILAVRVALAKGMNWDDLARMVKEEKKAGNPVAGLIDKLHLERNCMTLLLSNNLDEMDDDEKTLPVDKVEVDLALSAHANARRWYEQKKKQESKQEKTVTAHEKAFKAAERKTRLQLNQEKTVASISHMRKVHWFEKFNWFITSENYLVISGRDAQQNELIVKRYMSKGDLYVHADLHGASSTVIKNHKPVQPVPPLTLNQAGCFTVCHSQAWDSKIVTSAWWVFPHQVSKTAPTGEYLTVGSFMIRGKKNFLPPHPLIMGFGLLFRLDESSLGSHLNERRVRGEEEATDDYENANLEDKSDSESEKDVDIKSVTDSEMNGNLSADSHKPLSEDFSKDSSQTGLATISSKKEISRDLPVKETSTSNMFDREILSDTSRDCLVAVPPQLEELIDQALELGSVAKPSKLYGTENSQIDLGSDKHLEQSKAAVRDKPYVSKAERRKLKKEQKHEDTDSNVEHGKDEPKLKGISANLPAKEDQNVKKGGGQKISRGQKGKLKKIKEKYADQDEEERNIRMALLASSGKSIKKEETSSENDALDKGKKSGNAGPVEAPKICYKCKKPGHLSRDCKEQSDDLMHRNAIGEAEENPKMTDIETSQADRVTMEEDDIHEIGEEEKEKLNDVDYLTGNPLPNDILLYAVPVCGPYSALQSYKYRVKIIPGPAKKGKAAKTAMNLFSHMSEATTREKELMKACTDPELVAAIIGNVKISAAGLTQLKQKQKKSKKSSKQA; this comes from the exons ATGGTGAAGGTGCGAATGAACACCGCCGATGTAGCCGCCGAGGTTAAATGCCTCCGGCGCTTCATTGGAATGCGGTGCTCCAACGTCTACGATCTTTCTCCGAAG ACCTACGTGTTTAAGCTGATGAACAGCAGTGGAGTTTCGGAATCTGGGGAGAGCGAGAAGGTTCTACTGCTCATGGAGAGTGGCGTGAGATTGCATTCTACTATCTACATGCGTGACAAGAGCAACACGCCTTCTGGTTTCACTCTCAAATTGAGGAAGCATATTCGTACGAGGAGGCTCGAGGATGTGCGCCAACTTGGGTACGATCGG ATTATTCTCTTCCAATTTGGACTTGGGGAGAATGCGAACTATGTTATATTGGAGTTGTATGCTCAGGGGAATATCCTCCTCACAGATTCTAGTTTTACCGTCATGACTCTGCTGCGGTCTCACAG GGACGATGATAAAGGGCTTGCAATTATGTCACGTCATCGTTATCCTGTTGAAAGTTGTAGAGTTTTTGAGCGAACTACTATTGAAAAGTTGTGGGCATCTCTGGTGTCTTCCAAGGAAGATGATAGCGATGAGACTGTTAAGGTCAATGGAAATGGAAATAATGCTTCTAGTGTAGCAAAAGACAAGCAGGGAACCCAAAAAGGTGGCAAGGTATCAACACTGAAAATTGTCCTTGGGGAGGCACTTGGTTATGGACCTGCACTTTCAGAACATATAATATTAGATGCTGGCCTAATTCCAAGTACAAAAGTTCCCAAAGATAAAACGTGGGATAATGCTACTATTCAGGCTTTGGTCCAAGCTGTTGTGAAATTTGAAGATTGGATGCAGGATGTTATTTCAGGTGAAGTCGTCCCTGAAGGATACATTGTGATGCAGAACAAAAATTTGGGGAACAATTCTTCAATATCTCAGCCTGGAAGTGTTAGCCAG ATGTATGATGAGTTCTGCCCCATCTTACTCAACCAGTTTAAGTCAAGGGATTATACAAAATTTGAGACATTTGATGCAGCCTTAGATGAGTTCTACAGCAAAATTGAGAGTCAAAGAGCTGAACAGCAGCAGAAAGCCAAGGAAAACACAGCTTCTCAGAAACTTAATAAGATTCGCCAGGATCAG GAAAATCGAGTACATGCTTTGAGGAAAGAAGCTGATCAATGCGTTAAGATGGCAGAATTGATAGAATATAACTTGGAAGATGTGGATGCTGCTATATTAGCTGTTCGAGTAGCTCTAGCAAAAGGTATGAACTGGGATGACCTTGCTCGGATGgtaaaggaagaaaagaaagctgGAAATCCAGTAGCTGGCCTCATCGACAAGCTCCATCTTGAGAGGAACTGCATGACTTTATTGTTAAGCAACAATCTTGATGAGATGGATGATGATGAGAAGACACTCCCTGTGGATaag GTTGAAGTTGATTTAGCTCTTTCAGCTCATGCCAATGCTCGGAGGTGGTATGAACAGAAGAAAAAGCAGGAGAGCAAACAGGAAAAAACTGTAACTGCCCATGAAAAGGCTTTTAAAGCTGCAGAAAGAAAGACTCGCCTACAGCTTAATCAG GAAAAAACTGTTGCCTCAATTTCACATATGCGCAAAGTCCACTGGTTTGAGAAATTTAATTGGTTCATTACCAGTGAGAACTATTTGGTTATCAGTGGACGTGATGCACAGCAAAATGAGCTGATAGTAAAGCGGTATATGTCAAAGGGAGACCT GTATGTACATGCTGATCTGCATGGAGCTTCTAGTACTGTTATCAAGAATCACAAGCCTgttcagccagttccaccactgACCCTAAACCAAGCAGGATGTTTCACA GTCTGCCATAGCCAGGCATGGGATTCAAAAATTGTTACTAGTGCCTGGTGGGTTTTTCCTCATCAGGTTAGTAAAACAGCTCCTACAGGTGAATATCTGACAGTAGGGAGTTTCATGATCCGGGGAAAGAAAAATTTTCTTCCACCACACCCTCTTATCATGGGTTTTGGCCTACTGTTTCGCTTGGATGAGAGTTCATTAGGATCACATTTAAATGAACGAAGAGTGAGAGGAGAGGAGGAAGCAACAGATGATTATGAAAATGCTAATCTCGAAGACAAATCTGATTCAGAATCTGAGAAGGATGTTGATATAAAATCTGTCACTGACTCAGAAATGAATGGTAACTTGTCTGCAGATTCACACAAACCCCTATCAGAAGACTTTTCCAAAGATTCATCTCAAACTGGTTTGGCTACTATCAGCTCCAAAAAGGAAATTTCACGTGATCTTCCTGTGAAAGAGACAAGTACATCAAATATGTTTGATAGGGAGATATTATCAGACACTAGCAGAGATTGCTTAGTTGCTGTCCCCCCTCAACTTGAGGAACTTATTGACCAAGCTCTGGAACTTGGATCTGTTGCTAAACCAAGTAAGCTTTATGGAACTGAGAACTCTCAAATTGATTTAGGCAGTGATAAACATTTGGAACAAAGTAAAGCAGCTGTTAGGGATAAACCTTACGTATCAAAAGCTGAGAGACGAAAGCTTAAAAAAGAACAGAAACATGAAGATACAGATTCAAATGTTGAACATGGTAAGGATGAACCGAAACTGAAAGGTATTTCTGCAAATCTACCTGCAAAGGAAGATCAAAATGTGAAAAAAGGTGGTGGTCAAAAAATCAGCCGTGGGCAGAAGggaaaattgaaaaagataaagGAGAAGTATGCTGACCAGGATGAGGAAGAACGGAACATCCGAATGGCATTGTTGGCT TCTTCTGGAAAATCAATCAAGAAGGAAGAGACGTCATCTGAAAATGATGCATTAGACAAAGGGAAAAAATCTGGCAACG CAGGTCCTGTTGAAGCCCCAAAAATATGTTACAAGTGTAAGAAGCCAGGTCACTTGTCTCGGGATTGTAAGGAACAATCAGATGATCTGATGCATAGGAATGCAATTGGTGAAGCTGAAGAAAATCCCAAAATGACTGATATTGAAACTTCCCAAGCAGACAGGGTgacaatggaagaagatgataTTCATGAAataggagaagaagaaaaagaaaaactaaatgaTGTGGATTACTTGACTGGGAATCCACTTCCTAATGACATTCTCTTGTATGCTGTTCCTGTCTGTGGTCCTTACAGTGCACTTCAGTCTTACAAATATCGGGTGAAGATAATTCCTGGACCAGCGAAAAAAGGGaaag CTGCAAAAACTGCAATGAACTTGTTCAGCCACATGTCAGAAGCAACAACCAGAGAGAAGGAGTTGATGAAGGCCTGTACAGATCCTGAGCTAGTTGCTGCAATTATTGGTAATGTGAAAATATCAGCAGCCGGCCTTACTCAAttgaagcaaaagcaaaagaaa
- the LOC108342978 gene encoding uncharacterized protein LOC108342978 isoform X3: MTLLRSHRDDDKGLAIMSRHRYPVESCRVFERTTIEKLWASLVSSKEDDSDETVKVNGNGNNASSVAKDKQGTQKGGKVSTLKIVLGEALGYGPALSEHIILDAGLIPSTKVPKDKTWDNATIQALVQAVVKFEDWMQDVISGEVVPEGYIVMQNKNLGNNSSISQPGSVSQMYDEFCPILLNQFKSRDYTKFETFDAALDEFYSKIESQRAEQQQKAKENTASQKLNKIRQDQENRVHALRKEADQCVKMAELIEYNLEDVDAAILAVRVALAKGMNWDDLARMVKEEKKAGNPVAGLIDKLHLERNCMTLLLSNNLDEMDDDEKTLPVDKVEVDLALSAHANARRWYEQKKKQESKQEKTVTAHEKAFKAAERKTRLQLNQEKTVASISHMRKVHWFEKFNWFITSENYLVISGRDAQQNELIVKRYMSKGDLYVHADLHGASSTVIKNHKPVQPVPPLTLNQAGCFTVCHSQAWDSKIVTSAWWVFPHQVSKTAPTGEYLTVGSFMIRGKKNFLPPHPLIMGFGLLFRLDESSLGSHLNERRVRGEEEATDDYENANLEDKSDSESEKDVDIKSVTDSEMNGNLSADSHKPLSEDFSKDSSQTGLATISSKKEISRDLPVKETSTSNMFDREILSDTSRDCLVAVPPQLEELIDQALELGSVAKPSKLYGTENSQIDLGSDKHLEQSKAAVRDKPYVSKAERRKLKKEQKHEDTDSNVEHGKDEPKLKGISANLPAKEDQNVKKGGGQKISRGQKGKLKKIKEKYADQDEEERNIRMALLASSGKSIKKEETSSENDALDKGKKSGNAGPVEAPKICYKCKKPGHLSRDCKEQSDDLMHRNAIGEAEENPKMTDIETSQADRVTMEEDDIHEIGEEEKEKLNDVDYLTGNPLPNDILLYAVPVCGPYSALQSYKYRVKIIPGPAKKGKAAKTAMNLFSHMSEATTREKELMKACTDPELVAAIIGNVKISAAGLTQLKQKQKKSKKSSKQA, from the exons ATGACTCTGCTGCGGTCTCACAG GGACGATGATAAAGGGCTTGCAATTATGTCACGTCATCGTTATCCTGTTGAAAGTTGTAGAGTTTTTGAGCGAACTACTATTGAAAAGTTGTGGGCATCTCTGGTGTCTTCCAAGGAAGATGATAGCGATGAGACTGTTAAGGTCAATGGAAATGGAAATAATGCTTCTAGTGTAGCAAAAGACAAGCAGGGAACCCAAAAAGGTGGCAAGGTATCAACACTGAAAATTGTCCTTGGGGAGGCACTTGGTTATGGACCTGCACTTTCAGAACATATAATATTAGATGCTGGCCTAATTCCAAGTACAAAAGTTCCCAAAGATAAAACGTGGGATAATGCTACTATTCAGGCTTTGGTCCAAGCTGTTGTGAAATTTGAAGATTGGATGCAGGATGTTATTTCAGGTGAAGTCGTCCCTGAAGGATACATTGTGATGCAGAACAAAAATTTGGGGAACAATTCTTCAATATCTCAGCCTGGAAGTGTTAGCCAG ATGTATGATGAGTTCTGCCCCATCTTACTCAACCAGTTTAAGTCAAGGGATTATACAAAATTTGAGACATTTGATGCAGCCTTAGATGAGTTCTACAGCAAAATTGAGAGTCAAAGAGCTGAACAGCAGCAGAAAGCCAAGGAAAACACAGCTTCTCAGAAACTTAATAAGATTCGCCAGGATCAG GAAAATCGAGTACATGCTTTGAGGAAAGAAGCTGATCAATGCGTTAAGATGGCAGAATTGATAGAATATAACTTGGAAGATGTGGATGCTGCTATATTAGCTGTTCGAGTAGCTCTAGCAAAAGGTATGAACTGGGATGACCTTGCTCGGATGgtaaaggaagaaaagaaagctgGAAATCCAGTAGCTGGCCTCATCGACAAGCTCCATCTTGAGAGGAACTGCATGACTTTATTGTTAAGCAACAATCTTGATGAGATGGATGATGATGAGAAGACACTCCCTGTGGATaag GTTGAAGTTGATTTAGCTCTTTCAGCTCATGCCAATGCTCGGAGGTGGTATGAACAGAAGAAAAAGCAGGAGAGCAAACAGGAAAAAACTGTAACTGCCCATGAAAAGGCTTTTAAAGCTGCAGAAAGAAAGACTCGCCTACAGCTTAATCAG GAAAAAACTGTTGCCTCAATTTCACATATGCGCAAAGTCCACTGGTTTGAGAAATTTAATTGGTTCATTACCAGTGAGAACTATTTGGTTATCAGTGGACGTGATGCACAGCAAAATGAGCTGATAGTAAAGCGGTATATGTCAAAGGGAGACCT GTATGTACATGCTGATCTGCATGGAGCTTCTAGTACTGTTATCAAGAATCACAAGCCTgttcagccagttccaccactgACCCTAAACCAAGCAGGATGTTTCACA GTCTGCCATAGCCAGGCATGGGATTCAAAAATTGTTACTAGTGCCTGGTGGGTTTTTCCTCATCAGGTTAGTAAAACAGCTCCTACAGGTGAATATCTGACAGTAGGGAGTTTCATGATCCGGGGAAAGAAAAATTTTCTTCCACCACACCCTCTTATCATGGGTTTTGGCCTACTGTTTCGCTTGGATGAGAGTTCATTAGGATCACATTTAAATGAACGAAGAGTGAGAGGAGAGGAGGAAGCAACAGATGATTATGAAAATGCTAATCTCGAAGACAAATCTGATTCAGAATCTGAGAAGGATGTTGATATAAAATCTGTCACTGACTCAGAAATGAATGGTAACTTGTCTGCAGATTCACACAAACCCCTATCAGAAGACTTTTCCAAAGATTCATCTCAAACTGGTTTGGCTACTATCAGCTCCAAAAAGGAAATTTCACGTGATCTTCCTGTGAAAGAGACAAGTACATCAAATATGTTTGATAGGGAGATATTATCAGACACTAGCAGAGATTGCTTAGTTGCTGTCCCCCCTCAACTTGAGGAACTTATTGACCAAGCTCTGGAACTTGGATCTGTTGCTAAACCAAGTAAGCTTTATGGAACTGAGAACTCTCAAATTGATTTAGGCAGTGATAAACATTTGGAACAAAGTAAAGCAGCTGTTAGGGATAAACCTTACGTATCAAAAGCTGAGAGACGAAAGCTTAAAAAAGAACAGAAACATGAAGATACAGATTCAAATGTTGAACATGGTAAGGATGAACCGAAACTGAAAGGTATTTCTGCAAATCTACCTGCAAAGGAAGATCAAAATGTGAAAAAAGGTGGTGGTCAAAAAATCAGCCGTGGGCAGAAGggaaaattgaaaaagataaagGAGAAGTATGCTGACCAGGATGAGGAAGAACGGAACATCCGAATGGCATTGTTGGCT TCTTCTGGAAAATCAATCAAGAAGGAAGAGACGTCATCTGAAAATGATGCATTAGACAAAGGGAAAAAATCTGGCAACG CAGGTCCTGTTGAAGCCCCAAAAATATGTTACAAGTGTAAGAAGCCAGGTCACTTGTCTCGGGATTGTAAGGAACAATCAGATGATCTGATGCATAGGAATGCAATTGGTGAAGCTGAAGAAAATCCCAAAATGACTGATATTGAAACTTCCCAAGCAGACAGGGTgacaatggaagaagatgataTTCATGAAataggagaagaagaaaaagaaaaactaaatgaTGTGGATTACTTGACTGGGAATCCACTTCCTAATGACATTCTCTTGTATGCTGTTCCTGTCTGTGGTCCTTACAGTGCACTTCAGTCTTACAAATATCGGGTGAAGATAATTCCTGGACCAGCGAAAAAAGGGaaag CTGCAAAAACTGCAATGAACTTGTTCAGCCACATGTCAGAAGCAACAACCAGAGAGAAGGAGTTGATGAAGGCCTGTACAGATCCTGAGCTAGTTGCTGCAATTATTGGTAATGTGAAAATATCAGCAGCCGGCCTTACTCAAttgaagcaaaagcaaaagaaa